From one bacterium Scap17 genomic stretch:
- a CDS encoding solute:sodium symporter family transporter yields MNALTLSSFVFFTGLVAVITWWLTRRDDHQHSTGYFLAGRSLTFPIIAGSLLMTNLSTEQMVGLNGAAFTDGLSVMAWEVVAVVSLVAMAMFFLPRFLKSGITTLPELLALRFDRTTQLLANLIFMLAYAIILLPSILYSGALGLMGVLDLHALTGIDSQMVLLTGTVIAVGIAGAIYALFGGLRSIAISDTLNGIGLLIGGMIIVYYGLDRVGDGNGILAGWETLKETHPEKLNSLGGDDQSVPVSTLFTGVLLLNMFYWCTNQQIIQRTFAAKTLAEGQKGVLLTGALKLLGPLYLVLPGIIAYQLYAGDGIKADAAYGRLVFDVLPAPLTGFFAAAMVGAILSSFNSALNSTATLFSLDVYKARLKPGASDEEVVTASKWAGWIMAAAAMAIAPLLATQESLFVYIQKVNSIYYIPLLAVIVVGLASERVPAIAANLALVLGCAVIGLFYFVPTLSELVDQVHNFHFIAIVLVVLIALMLVIGKLSPRAEPWVQQDVGAIDMTPWAGTRIASIVLLVLVMVIYLAFAG; encoded by the coding sequence ATGAACGCCCTCACCCTGAGCTCCTTCGTGTTCTTCACGGGGCTGGTCGCCGTGATCACCTGGTGGCTGACCCGTCGTGACGATCATCAACATTCCACCGGCTATTTCCTCGCCGGGCGCAGTCTGACCTTCCCGATCATCGCAGGCTCCCTGCTGATGACCAATCTCTCCACCGAGCAGATGGTGGGCCTCAACGGCGCCGCCTTCACCGACGGCCTCTCCGTGATGGCCTGGGAAGTGGTGGCCGTGGTCTCGCTGGTCGCGATGGCCATGTTCTTCCTGCCACGCTTCCTCAAGAGCGGCATCACCACCCTGCCGGAACTGCTGGCACTGCGCTTCGATCGCACCACCCAACTGCTGGCCAACCTGATCTTCATGCTGGCCTACGCCATCATCCTGCTGCCCAGCATTCTCTACTCCGGCGCCCTCGGCCTGATGGGCGTGCTCGACCTGCACGCCCTGACCGGCATCGACTCGCAGATGGTGCTGCTGACCGGCACCGTGATCGCCGTCGGCATCGCCGGTGCCATCTATGCCCTCTTCGGTGGCCTGCGCTCCATCGCCATCTCCGATACCTTGAACGGCATCGGCCTGCTGATCGGCGGCATGATCATCGTCTACTACGGGCTGGACCGTGTCGGTGACGGCAATGGCATTCTCGCCGGCTGGGAGACGCTCAAGGAGACCCACCCGGAGAAGCTCAATTCGCTGGGCGGGGATGACCAGTCAGTGCCGGTCTCGACCCTATTCACCGGGGTGCTGCTGCTCAACATGTTCTACTGGTGTACCAATCAGCAGATCATCCAACGCACCTTTGCCGCCAAGACTCTGGCCGAGGGCCAGAAGGGCGTACTGCTGACCGGTGCCCTCAAGCTGCTGGGCCCGCTGTACCTGGTGCTGCCGGGCATCATCGCCTATCAACTGTACGCCGGTGACGGCATCAAGGCCGATGCCGCCTATGGCCGGCTGGTCTTCGATGTATTGCCTGCTCCGCTGACCGGCTTCTTCGCTGCGGCGATGGTCGGCGCGATCCTGTCGTCCTTCAACTCGGCGCTCAACTCCACCGCCACCCTGTTCAGCCTCGATGTCTACAAGGCACGCCTCAAGCCCGGTGCCAGCGATGAGGAAGTGGTCACTGCCTCCAAGTGGGCCGGCTGGATCATGGCCGCCGCCGCGATGGCCATCGCGCCGCTGCTGGCGACCCAGGAAAGCCTGTTCGTTTACATCCAGAAGGTGAACTCGATCTACTACATCCCGTTGCTGGCGGTGATCGTGGTAGGTCTGGCCTCCGAGCGCGTACCCGCCATCGCCGCCAATCTGGCGCTGGTACTCGGCTGCGCGGTCATCGGCCTGTTCTACTTCGTGCCGACGCTCTCCGAGCTGGTCGACCAGGTGCACAACTTCCACTTCATCGCCATCGTGCTGGTGGTATTGATCGCTCTGATGCTGGTGATCGGCAAGCTGTCACCGCGTGCCGAACCCTGGGTCCAGCAGGATGTCGGCGCCATCGACATGACGCCCTGGGCCGGCACGCGTATCGCCAGCATCGTTCTGCTGGTACTGGTGATGGTGATCTATCTGGCCTTCGCCGGCTGA